A region of the Sodalis ligni genome:
CCTGATGGTGCGGTACCGAACCCGTATTGGGACGGGATACGCGGTTGGTAAACAGTGTCCACTCGACTTCAGACCGGTTTTCTTCATGACAAGATCCTTGCAAAGGCCGGCGGGCCAACCGTTCCCGCATCCCGGGCTCAGGCGAACGGCAGGCCGCGGCAGCTCCGGACAGACATTGAATAACAGCTTAGCACTATTGCTGAATAGCGATCGACTCCATGCCGGTATCGATAAAACAAGTGTTAAATTTTTGTTTGTTTTTGTTTTCCTGAATATTACATGCTAGAGATCACTTTACCGACAAAGTTTACTTCCTACCATTAAGACCATCCGGTGAAGAGGTCCTTATGTTTGCTGAAGAGAGACGAAAAGGCATCCTTGACTATTTAGATAAACATGAACGCGCCAGCGTGCCGTTTTTGTCGAATATGTTTGGCGTCACCAAAGAAACCATACGGGCTGATTTACGCCTGCTTGCAAGCCAGGGAGGATTAAAACGCTGCCATGGGGGAGCCATGGTTATTCGCTGCGGGCTTTATCGCAGCCTAATATCACCGGCAAGCGGTAATTTCGACGTTTTATTGCAGCGCGTGCAAAGCAAAAACTATAAGCGCGATAAAAAAAGGAAAAATCCAATGAGCGGCAGAGTCTGTATTCTCGGTTCTTTTAATGTCGATATTGTGGCCAAGGTAAAACGCTTTCCCCGGGGCGGTGAATCACTGCTTGCGGAAAGCAGCAATCTCGGTCCGGGGGGAAAGGGCTCCAACCAGGCCACCGCCGCCAGCCGGGCCGGTGCCAGAGTGCATTTTGTGTCAAAAGTCGGCAAGGATCAATTCAGCCAGTTCGCCTGCGATCACCTGGCTTCTTCCGCCATTCATTCGTTTCGGCTTTATCAGTCGGAAACGGAACCCACCGGCAATGCGATTATTTATGTCTCCGACGAAAATGGAGAAAATATGATCGCGATATATCCGGGTGCGAATAAAACCATCACGGATGAAGAAATTGCGGAAATGGCCGCTGAGCTGTCGGAATCAAATGTTTTACTGGTGCAATTGGAAAATAATATTTCCGCTATTTTAGGCGCGATAAAATTAGCCAAGGCGATGGGTGTCACTATTGTTATGAATCCCGCGCCTTATTCCCAAGAGGTTGTGCAATGCCTGCCCTATATTGATTTGGTTACCCCCAATGAAACGGAAGCCTCGCAGCTTTCCGGCATCGAGGTCACCGACATCCACAGCGCAAAAAAAGCCGCGCTGGCTATTGTCGCCCTGGGGGTGCCACAGGTCATCATTACGCTGGGTTCCCAAGGGGCGCTGCTGTACCAGAATAATCAATTCCAGCTTATCCATGCCTTCCCCGCCCTGTGTATTGACAGCACCGGCGCCGGAGATGCGTTCAACGGCGCGCTGGCCGCCGCCCTGGCCGACGGCCGGCCCCTATTGCAGGCGGCCACCTATGCCTGTGCCTTCGCGTCGCTGGCGGTGGAGCTGGAAGGGGCGTCCAATATGCCCAGCCATCAGCAGGCGGTCAGCCGTTTGAGCCAGAGATAATCCGTTTACCGGGTTAACGTCCACATCCCGATACCCAGCTATTTCGCTACAGGTCGTAAGGACAAAATGCCGCTATGAGCAGAGTCGCGT
Encoded here:
- a CDS encoding PfkB family carbohydrate kinase translates to MFAEERRKGILDYLDKHERASVPFLSNMFGVTKETIRADLRLLASQGGLKRCHGGAMVIRCGLYRSLISPASGNFDVLLQRVQSKNYKRDKKRKNPMSGRVCILGSFNVDIVAKVKRFPRGGESLLAESSNLGPGGKGSNQATAASRAGARVHFVSKVGKDQFSQFACDHLASSAIHSFRLYQSETEPTGNAIIYVSDENGENMIAIYPGANKTITDEEIAEMAAELSESNVLLVQLENNISAILGAIKLAKAMGVTIVMNPAPYSQEVVQCLPYIDLVTPNETEASQLSGIEVTDIHSAKKAALAIVALGVPQVIITLGSQGALLYQNNQFQLIHAFPALCIDSTGAGDAFNGALAAALADGRPLLQAATYACAFASLAVELEGASNMPSHQQAVSRLSQR